TCCTCCTCGTTCCTCCAGCCTCCACTTTCTCCTCACTATACTCACCACCCAATTGTCAACTCCAGACTCCAGGAGCAGGAGGCCCTCGACGCAGTCACCGCCATCCCACTCACGCCCTCACCGCCATCACACTCACGCCCTCACCGCCGTCGCACTCACGCCCTCAGCCACTTCGCATGTCACCGCTGTCGCACTCTGCCTCTGAGAAAGCAGTAGAGAAGCGTTGAAGCGTTGAAGCGTTGAAGCGTTGTCCTTCAAGCTCTAAGAGAAAGCAACATATTTCCTCATTTCcagataatttttaattaggttatGAACATGATTTTGTGATGCAATCCCATTCTAATGAAACTGTGCTCTGATGCAATCCGATTCTGATGAAACTGTGCTCTGAAAACTGAAACTGTTATGAgtttattttgtgatttcatTGATTCTGATGAACTGAACTGATGAACTGAACTCTGATTTTGATTCTGAAACTGTtctgaatttattttttgatttcatTGATTCTGATGAACTGAACTGATGATCTGAACTGATGAACTGAACTCTAATTTTGATTCTGAAACTGTtctgaatttattttttgattttattgatTCTGATGAACTGAACTGATGATCTGAACTGATGAACTGAACTCTAATTTTGATTCTGAAACTGTtctgaatttattttttgatttcatTGATTCTGATGAACTGTGCTATGATGAACTGAACTATGAACTGAACTCTGATAACTCTGAGTAAActgttatgaatttattttctgattttattGATTCTGATGAACTGTGCTATGATGAACTGAACTCTGAGTCTCTACTCTCTGAAACTGTTATGAAATAATTTTGGGATTTCATTGATTCTGATGAACTGAACTCTGATGAACTGAATTCTAATTttgtaaacaaaaaattttattgaacctgaGATGTTGTACTTGTTTGTAACTTTGTATACTctgattttggattttggatGATGTTTGTTCATTTATTGTGAAATTGAGAGTTGAGATTATTGGGTTGGATTGCTGGTAATATTTAGGTATGGAAGAAAGTATCAATCAAGACCTACCTAGGAATAATAATGCTGAAAATAATTCTGCTTCGAATGAACGTTTTCCTCCTCCCGCGAGTAACGAAAATCAATCACAAACTTGTAGTGTTAGGGGGAAAACTGATCCTGCTTGGAGATACATTGCTTTACAGAATATAAATGGAAAACCGCATTACTAATGCTTATTTTGTCTGAGTACTTTTGGGGGCGGGGGAATTAATAGAATGAAAAAGCATTTGGCGAAGATAGGTGGAGACATTAAGAAGTGTTCTAAGGTCCCGTATGATGTAGAAAAACAAATGGAAGGCTTATTGAAAGAGATTCAGAAAAGTAAAACTAGTAAAAGGAAAGTAAGTTTCAATGAAGAGGGTACCGATGAGTGTGAGGATGCAATTGATGAAGCAATAGCACAAGAGGAACAACAAACTCCGAGTCAGTTACCAACTAAGGAGGTTGTTGGAGGCGAtccaaaaaagaaagcaaaaaccaTTATTCTTCCTATGTTTGCACTAAGAACAACTCCGGGCAGTCAACGAAGTCTGAAAAGCATGTTTCATAACAAAGAGGCGCTTCATGAAGTTGATAAGCGAGTGGCTAGATGGCTTTTGGATTGTAGGATTCCCTTCAATGCGGTTATGTCACCTTTTTTTCAAGATATGTTGGATGGTGTAGCTGGCTATGGGCCTGGTTATATAGGTCCTTCTTATGACTCTTTAAGGGTTAACTTATTAGCCGATCTCAAGAGGGAGTGTCAAATGGTTGTTGATAGCTATAGGTCTGCTTGGAAAGAAACTGGATGTACTCTCATGGCTGATGGTTGGACAGATCAAAGGCAAAGAACGttgattaattttttggtttattgttCGAAAGGGTTGTGCTTTGTGAAATCTGTTGATGCCTCAAGTATAGTTAAAAATGCTTCTAGCTTGTGTGACTTGTTTTCAGAGGTGATTGAATGGATTGGACCTGATAATGTTGTTCATGTAGTAACTGATAATGCTGCGAATTATGTTGCTGCTGGTAGGCTTATTAgtaagaaatttgaaaatattcacTGGTCACCTTGTGCTGCTCATTGCTTGAATCTTATTCTAAAAGATATAAGCAGCATGCCACATATTTCTAGCCTTGCAACACGTGCTTCAAAGATTACTGTGTTTGTATATAATCATACGGTGTTCTTGTCCTGGCTAAGACAAAAAGATAATTGGAAGGAGGTTGTTCGTCTAGGTCCAACTCGTTTTGCCACTGTCTTCCTCAGATTAATGAGTATCTTTGAGCGCAAATCGGAATTACAACAATTGGTTGTTGATACACACTTTACCGGACACAAATTAGGAAGGAGTGCTAATGGTAGAGCTGTGAGTGCAATTATCCTAGACAATAAATTTTGGGATGATTGTTTTGCTGTATGCCAAATTGTGAGTCCGTTGATTAAATTGCTGAGGTTTGTGGATGCCGATGATAAACCATCATTGGGAATTGTTTATGAAGGTATGCTGAGGTCAGAAAATGGAATCAAAGAAATGTTCAAGCATAGGAAGAGTGCATATCAACCTTACACAGAGATTATCAACTCAAGATGGGACaaacatttgaaaaaaaatcttcaCACAGCAGCCTATTTCTTGAATCCTGATTGCTTTTTTTCTGAAAATTATAGAGAATCACCTGATGTCATGCGAGCTTTACTTGATCTTGTTACATTGCATTGCAAGGTTAATAATTTAGATTCAGTTGAGGCAATGAAAGAAAT
The genomic region above belongs to Arachis duranensis cultivar V14167 chromosome 3, aradu.V14167.gnm2.J7QH, whole genome shotgun sequence and contains:
- the LOC110278523 gene encoding uncharacterized protein LOC110278523; translated protein: MKKHLAKIGGDIKKCSKVPYDVEKQMEGLLKEIQKSKTSKRKVSFNEEGTDECEDAIDEAIAQEEQQTPSQLPTKEVVGGDPKKKAKTIILPMFALRTTPGSQRSLKSMFHNKEALHEVDKRVARWLLDCRIPFNAVMSPFFQDMLDGVAGYGPGYIGPSYDSLRVNLLADLKRECQMVVDSYRSAWKETGCTLMADGWTDQRQRTLINFLVYCSKGLCFVKSVDASSIVKNASSLCDLFSEVIEWIGPDNVVHVVTDNAANYVAAGRLISKKFENIHWSPCAAHCLNLILKDISSMPHISSLATRASKITVFVYNHTVFLSWLRQKDNWKEVVRLGPTRFATVFLRLMSIFERKSELQQLVVDTHFTGHKLGRSANGRAVSAIILDNKFWDDCFAVCQIVSPLIKLLRFVDADDKPSLGIVYEGMLRSENGIKEMFKHRKSAYQPYTEIINSRWDKHLKKNLHTAAYFLNPDCFFSENYRESPDVMRALLDLVTLHCKVNNLDSVEAMKEIHLYRDRKESFDRPEAVPAAKKLQPDEIDADLDQGGGGGSTSIFYAAPLAFSGPSSGNEGDEINELDSMDIGFEDVPDVPTVGCVNKEHPASGTPDSSESIEHL